The Methanobacterium sp. region ATATATATTTGAAAAAATCAGTTTAAATATCAAATCTCAAGTTTTTGCTAGGGGGAATCTTTCAAATCTTATATCATCTTTTTATTCAATAATTCCCATAACCATATAATGATATCATACAATATCTTCAAAGTAAATAATTCAATAAATTAGATAAATAGAATTAACAAAACGTGTTTGAACACATCTAATCATTGGTGAATTAATCTTTTATCATCAAAATTAAGGTGGCTTTATGAATACAATGAAAGATCTTTCCGAAAAAATAGTAAAACGTATAGAAAACATTGCCCAACCTGTAAAAATAATGCATGTATGCGGATCTCACGAACACACAATTATGCAGCATGGAATAAGGTCATTATTACCAAAAGAAGTGGAAGTTGTGGCAGGTCCTGGATGTCCAGTTTGTTGCGTACCTGCACGTGAAGTTGAAGAATGTCTAGATCTGGCCAGGCAAGGAGTAACCATCGCTACTTTTGGGGACATGTTGAGAGTGCCAGGGGGAACTGGATCTTTAGCTGATGCTAAAGCAGATGGAGCTGATGTCAGGATAGTTTATGGTGTTAATAACGCGGTAGAACTGGCTAATAAGATTGATAATGAAGTAGTATTTATGGCTGCAGGATTCGAAACCACTGCACCAACTACCGCAGCTGAAATTATTTCTAACCCTCCACAAAACTTTTCAGTTTTATCCTGCCACAGACTAATACCTCCTGCATTAAAGTTCCTCATTGAATCCGGGGAAGTGAATCTCAACGCCCTAATTGAACCAGGGCATGTTTCCACAATTATTGGGACTAAACCCTATGAAATTTTTTCAGAAAAATATGGAATCCCTCAAGTTGTAACTGGATTTAATCCCATGGACGTTCTCATAGCTGTGTATTTAATTCTAAAACAAATACATGAAGGTAAAACTATAGTGCAAAATGAATATAAACGTGCAGTTCGGGATGAAGGGAATTTAAAAGCTCAAAAACTCCTTAAAGAAGTTTTTTATATTACAACAAAGGAATGGAGAGGATTTCCACCGATACCTGATTCTGTAATGGAAATTAAAGATGAATTTGACCATGTGAATGCCAGAAAAAAATTTGACATTGAAATACCAGAAATTCCAGAAGTAATTTCAGGATGTATATGTGGTGCTATTTTAAGGGGAGTGGCCAGGCCAGAAGACTGTAAATTGTTTAAAAAAGAATGTAACCCCACCAATCCAGTGGGGGCTTGTATGGTGAGTAAAGAAGGAACTTGCAACATTGCCTATCGATATGGGTCCTTCCTTGATTAAAGGTTATACTAATAACCTATCCACTTTTTTGGAGATTAAAATTGATAAAAGCCATAGCACTTGATGTTGACGGAACAATAACAGATAAAAAGCGAAGATTATGCTCCAATGCAGTTGAAGCCATACAAAACGTAGAAAGTATGGGAATACCAGTAATTATTGTCACTGGAAACATCTTTGCCTTTAGCAAGTTTTTATCCATGTTACTAGGAACCACTGGCGGATTAGTGGTGGAAAATGGCGGAGTAATTCAATGTAATCACGATAAAATTGTGTTAGGCGATATTAAAAAGTGTAAAAAAGCTTATAAACACCTTAAAACTATTTATCCAGTTAAAAAAGTGGAATATTCGATGGAAAGGCTATCTGAAATAGCATTATATAGAACTGTTTCTACAAAGTTGATTAAAGAGGCTTTGAAGGACTTTGATGTTGAAATATATGATTCAGGGTTTGCAGTGCACCTTACAGATCCTGAAGTGAACAAAGGTTCCTCACTTATTAAGTTACTTAGAACAAAGGGAATCCATAGTAAAGAAGTCTTGGCAGTTGGGGACAGTGAAAATGATTTGGATTTTCTTAAAATGGTAGGGGTGAAGGTGGCAGTGTCCAATGCTAATCCTGAACTCAAGGCAATAGCTGATTATGTGACAGAAAAACCATTCGGAAATGGAGTTAAAGAGGCATTAGAGAGGTTTGTACTATGATGAATGATTTGGGAAACCAGGCACTGGATTATGCGTTGAAAAATGCTGATCAAGCAGAAATTTACGTGGAAATTAACGAAAGTGTTGATGCCACTATCCAGAATGACCAAGTGGACTTTGCCAAAGAAGCATACTCCATGGGAGTGGGTATTAGGGTAATAAAGGATGATAGAATGGGATTTGCATACACCACCCAAAATGAAAGGTTACTGGAAACTGTTGATAAGGCAATTTCCAATGCCAAAGCAAACTTGGTTGATGAAAACTTATTATTTGCCCAAAAATCAAATTATCCCAAAATTAAGGAAATTTATGACCATAAAATTGAAACAATGGAACTAGAAGAATCCATTGAATTAGGAAAATCTATGATTGGCACAGTTCTTGATAAAAATTGTGAACCAACTTCCGGTGGAGTTTCTGCAGGGGTTTCCAAGTTTTTAATCACCAATTCAGAAGGAGTATTCTGTGAAGATATTTCCACCTACATTTCAGCTTTCATTGCAGTGAACGCTTCTGATGGGGAAGGTGTTTCCACTGCCAGTGAATCAGATACATCAAGGAAACTGGATATAGACTCTGAAAAAATAGCTCAAAAAGCTTGTGAAATAGCTTTAAACTCCCGCAGAGGTAAACGAATTGAAACCGGGGATACTAAAGTTTTATTGGATTATCATGCCACGTCAGGCTTAATATCCAACATTTCTCAAGCAATCAATGGGGATAATGTACAAAGGGGAAGGTCAATTTATGCTGATAAGATGAATCAAAAAGTTTCTTCATCTTCTTTAAGCATACACGATGATGGGACCATTAAAGGTGGTTTGAATTCTTCTCGTGTGGATGGTGAGGGAACACCAAGCCAGAAGACAGTTATAGTCGATGATGGTGTTCTCCGAAACTTCATATATGATCTAAAAACAGCTAAAAAGGGAAATACAAAAAGTACCGGTAATGGGATGCGATCTTCATACGCTGACATGCCTGAAATAGGTTTATCTAATCTTATTTTTGATTTTAAAGAGTACCAACCACTTTCTGATATAAATAGTGGAGTTTATGTCACTGATATATTGGGGGCGCACACTGCCAACCCCATATCTGGAGATTTTTCAGTGGAGGCAATGAATGCATTTAAAATAGAA contains the following coding sequences:
- the hypD gene encoding hydrogenase formation protein HypD encodes the protein MKDLSEKIVKRIENIAQPVKIMHVCGSHEHTIMQHGIRSLLPKEVEVVAGPGCPVCCVPAREVEECLDLARQGVTIATFGDMLRVPGGTGSLADAKADGADVRIVYGVNNAVELANKIDNEVVFMAAGFETTAPTTAAEIISNPPQNFSVLSCHRLIPPALKFLIESGEVNLNALIEPGHVSTIIGTKPYEIFSEKYGIPQVVTGFNPMDVLIAVYLILKQIHEGKTIVQNEYKRAVRDEGNLKAQKLLKEVFYITTKEWRGFPPIPDSVMEIKDEFDHVNARKKFDIEIPEIPEVISGCICGAILRGVARPEDCKLFKKECNPTNPVGACMVSKEGTCNIAYRYGSFLD
- a CDS encoding phosphoglycolate phosphatase — translated: MIKAIALDVDGTITDKKRRLCSNAVEAIQNVESMGIPVIIVTGNIFAFSKFLSMLLGTTGGLVVENGGVIQCNHDKIVLGDIKKCKKAYKHLKTIYPVKKVEYSMERLSEIALYRTVSTKLIKEALKDFDVEIYDSGFAVHLTDPEVNKGSSLIKLLRTKGIHSKEVLAVGDSENDLDFLKMVGVKVAVSNANPELKAIADYVTEKPFGNGVKEALERFVL
- a CDS encoding TldD/PmbA family protein; the protein is MMNDLGNQALDYALKNADQAEIYVEINESVDATIQNDQVDFAKEAYSMGVGIRVIKDDRMGFAYTTQNERLLETVDKAISNAKANLVDENLLFAQKSNYPKIKEIYDHKIETMELEESIELGKSMIGTVLDKNCEPTSGGVSAGVSKFLITNSEGVFCEDISTYISAFIAVNASDGEGVSTASESDTSRKLDIDSEKIAQKACEIALNSRRGKRIETGDTKVLLDYHATSGLISNISQAINGDNVQRGRSIYADKMNQKVSSSSLSIHDDGTIKGGLNSSRVDGEGTPSQKTVIVDDGVLRNFIYDLKTAKKGNTKSTGNGMRSSYADMPEIGLSNLIFDFKEYQPLSDINSGVYVTDILGAHTANPISGDFSVEAMNAFKIEKGELKHPVKKAMLSGNLFDILKEANAASKKTRQLGSYITPQITVANLRVIA